From Salinibacterium sp. ZJ450, one genomic window encodes:
- a CDS encoding glycosyltransferase family 2 protein, producing the protein MHPRVTAILVARDGAGYLNRTIEALGRQTRRPDSVIGVDAGSNDSSGAMLGAAGPVQIVRIDGRPTFGTAIGHALRAAAPAETENEWLWLLAHDNAPEPRALERLLGAVEIAPTVAVAGPKLMRADDPVVIAEYGETLTALGASVAYVTDELDQAQHDTKSDVMGVAANGMLVRRSVWEALGGFDPGLPSIDAALDFSVRARLAGHRVVGVPDARVTSAGGPALFGRDTVTGLAERRIARAAQLHRRLVYAPAAAVPVHWLSLVPLAILRSLWHLLAKHPGAIPGEFATAFTAAFAGSRVLAARRNLARTRRFGWAVVAPLRMRWDQLREHRAHERAVAAAPAVEYLPRERPDFFSGGGAWIVLLAAVAGAIAFSRFAGSPALEGGGLLPLSGTVTELWSNAAYGWRDIGAGFTAAADPFAAVLAVLGSLAFWAPSAALVALYLVALPFAALGAWWAAARFSTHSWGPNVAGLLWAFAPPFLSSLTEGHLGAVIAHLLLPWLVLAAVNAARSWSAAASAGLLFAAVIGSAPVLAPALLLAWVAGMIARPTRAYRLAIIPIPAIALFAPLVFDQLRRGTPWALLAEPGLPTLSVPASGWQLALGAPQLGLHGWTVVAESLGFGDTIAASMLVAVLLAPLGVLALLALFLPGAAKAAPALAVALLGFVTAVFCAQIELSFVGADTAGIWPGASLSLYWLGLTGAAVIALGALGRFTAAPALIVSITGIAAVVPLLIAPMAGTSAVTAGDGRMLPAYVTAEAQTDPSLGTLILTPTADGGFAVDLQRGLGATLDAQSTLAATDPEPSAAEQQLAELAANLAVPSGYDPAEPLADMQIAFLVLRPADSAAGERAHRIAAQSLDANSDFVAVGQTANGLLWRYDLAGADVAGTDQAGADQALPVNSWGTGAPLIQAIIVGLTLLLALPTGRGRRRSYRRDGSLTERVPTFDEEDARV; encoded by the coding sequence ATGCATCCGAGAGTCACAGCGATACTGGTTGCCCGTGACGGCGCCGGCTATCTGAACCGCACAATCGAGGCTCTCGGGCGACAGACGCGGCGGCCCGACTCCGTGATCGGGGTCGACGCCGGATCGAACGACAGTTCCGGCGCCATGCTGGGCGCCGCCGGGCCCGTGCAGATCGTTCGCATCGACGGACGGCCCACCTTCGGAACCGCGATCGGCCATGCCCTGCGCGCCGCTGCCCCCGCCGAAACCGAGAACGAGTGGTTGTGGCTGCTGGCGCACGACAACGCGCCGGAGCCGCGGGCGCTGGAACGACTGCTCGGCGCTGTGGAGATCGCCCCCACCGTCGCCGTTGCCGGCCCGAAGCTGATGCGCGCCGACGACCCGGTCGTCATCGCCGAGTACGGCGAAACCCTGACCGCCCTCGGCGCCTCGGTGGCCTACGTCACCGACGAACTCGACCAGGCGCAGCACGACACGAAGAGCGACGTGATGGGCGTCGCCGCGAACGGCATGCTGGTGCGCCGCTCGGTCTGGGAAGCCCTCGGCGGATTTGACCCCGGACTGCCGTCGATCGACGCGGCCCTCGACTTCTCGGTACGCGCCCGGCTCGCCGGACACCGCGTGGTCGGCGTGCCCGACGCCAGGGTGACAAGCGCCGGCGGCCCCGCCCTGTTCGGCCGCGACACCGTCACCGGCCTGGCCGAGCGTCGCATCGCCCGTGCCGCCCAGTTGCACCGTCGACTGGTCTACGCGCCCGCCGCGGCGGTGCCGGTGCACTGGCTCTCGCTCGTGCCGCTCGCCATCCTGCGCTCACTCTGGCACCTGCTGGCCAAGCACCCCGGCGCCATCCCCGGGGAATTCGCCACCGCATTCACCGCCGCGTTCGCCGGCAGCCGCGTGCTCGCCGCGCGCCGCAACCTGGCTCGCACCCGACGGTTCGGCTGGGCGGTCGTCGCGCCGCTCCGGATGCGCTGGGACCAACTCCGCGAGCATCGGGCGCACGAGCGCGCGGTAGCCGCCGCGCCCGCCGTCGAGTACCTGCCGAGGGAGCGTCCCGACTTCTTTTCCGGCGGCGGAGCCTGGATCGTACTGCTGGCCGCCGTGGCTGGCGCGATTGCGTTCTCGCGATTTGCCGGCTCGCCGGCCCTTGAGGGCGGTGGGCTGCTGCCACTCAGCGGCACCGTCACCGAGCTGTGGTCGAACGCCGCATACGGATGGCGCGACATCGGTGCCGGCTTCACCGCCGCGGCCGACCCGTTCGCCGCGGTGCTCGCGGTGCTCGGATCGCTCGCGTTCTGGGCGCCGTCGGCCGCGCTCGTCGCGCTCTACCTGGTGGCGTTGCCGTTCGCCGCGCTCGGCGCGTGGTGGGCCGCCGCCCGGTTCTCGACGCACTCGTGGGGACCGAACGTCGCCGGCCTGCTGTGGGCCTTCGCCCCGCCGTTCCTGTCGTCGCTGACCGAGGGGCACCTCGGCGCGGTCATCGCGCACCTGCTGTTGCCGTGGCTGGTGCTCGCGGCAGTGAATGCCGCGCGCTCCTGGTCGGCCGCGGCATCCGCTGGTCTGCTGTTCGCTGCGGTCATTGGCAGTGCTCCGGTGCTGGCCCCTGCCCTGCTGCTCGCCTGGGTCGCCGGAATGATCGCCCGCCCGACCAGGGCATACCGGCTGGCGATCATCCCGATTCCCGCCATCGCGCTGTTCGCGCCGCTCGTCTTCGACCAGCTGCGGCGCGGAACCCCGTGGGCGCTGCTCGCCGAACCCGGTCTGCCGACGCTCAGCGTGCCGGCATCCGGCTGGCAACTGGCCCTCGGCGCCCCGCAGCTCGGCCTGCACGGCTGGACGGTCGTCGCTGAGTCGCTGGGCTTCGGCGACACCATCGCCGCCAGCATGCTCGTCGCCGTGCTGCTGGCCCCACTCGGCGTGCTGGCCCTGCTGGCGCTGTTCCTGCCCGGCGCGGCCAAGGCGGCACCCGCCCTGGCCGTGGCACTGCTCGGCTTCGTGACCGCGGTGTTCTGCGCCCAGATCGAGCTCAGCTTCGTCGGCGCCGACACCGCGGGGATCTGGCCGGGCGCGAGCCTGAGCCTGTACTGGCTGGGACTCACCGGGGCCGCGGTGATCGCCCTCGGCGCCCTCGGCCGGTTCACCGCCGCTCCGGCGCTGATCGTGAGCATCACCGGCATCGCCGCCGTGGTGCCGCTGCTGATTGCGCCGATGGCGGGCACCTCCGCGGTCACCGCGGGCGACGGGCGGATGCTGCCGGCCTACGTCACGGCGGAGGCCCAGACCGACCCGAGCCTCGGCACCCTCATCCTCACCCCGACGGCGGACGGCGGGTTCGCCGTCGACCTGCAGCGCGGCCTCGGCGCCACCCTCGATGCCCAGTCCACCCTTGCCGCCACAGACCCAGAGCCGAGCGCCGCCGAGCAGCAGCTCGCCGAGCTGGCCGCCAACCTGGCCGTGCCGAGCGGCTACGACCCCGCCGAGCCCCTCGCAGACATGCAGATCGCCTTCCTGGTGCTGCGCCCCGCCGACTCGGCCGCGGGAGAGCGCGCGCACCGCATCGCGGCCCAGTCGCTCGACGCCAACAGTGACTTCGTGGCGGTCGGCCAGACCGCCAATGGCCTGCTGTGGCGCTATGACCTGGCGGGCGCCGACGTGGCGGGCACCGACCAGGCGGGCGCCGACCAGGCGCTGCCGGTGAACAGCTGGGGCACCGGCGCCCCGCTCATCCAGGCGATCATCGTGGGCCTCACCCTGCTGCTCGCGCTACCCACAGGGCGCGGCCGTCGCCGCTCGTACCGCCGCGACGGCTCGCTCACCGAACGCGTGCCGACCTTCGACGAGGAGGACGCCCGTGTCTGA
- a CDS encoding stage II sporulation protein M, with product MDLDAYSAAHRDEWQRLAQLGQKRRYSGAEADELIERYQSGASQLSAIKTTAGQSLQGDALSLGLSRARLRFTGTSTNVLRQLTVFFGAQLPAALFRIRWLTLAVGAAVAIIAALYAVWITLNPEVLASLGSYETLRGYAEQDFVGYYSANPEASFAGQVWTNNAWIAAQCIAFGITGVWVPYVMFQNAVGLGQSAAIMNEFDRLDHFFLYITPHGQLELYAIFVAGAAGLMIFWAWVAPGARTRGQALAEDGRALFAVVIGLILALLLSGLIEGYVTRQDWPWPVKIGIGTIALGAFLWYQWMRGRRAFRAGETGDLDEFEAGAKRLIAG from the coding sequence ATGGATCTTGACGCATACTCCGCCGCGCATCGCGATGAGTGGCAGCGGCTTGCCCAGCTCGGCCAGAAGCGGCGCTACAGCGGCGCCGAGGCCGACGAGCTGATCGAGCGATACCAGTCCGGCGCCAGCCAGCTGTCCGCGATCAAGACCACCGCCGGCCAGTCGCTGCAGGGTGACGCGCTCAGCCTCGGACTGTCCAGGGCGCGGTTGCGGTTCACCGGAACGAGCACCAACGTGCTGCGCCAGCTGACCGTGTTCTTCGGCGCCCAGCTGCCGGCCGCGCTGTTCCGCATCCGCTGGCTGACGCTCGCGGTGGGGGCGGCGGTGGCGATCATCGCCGCGCTGTATGCGGTGTGGATCACGCTGAACCCCGAGGTGCTCGCCAGCCTTGGCTCGTACGAGACGTTGCGCGGGTACGCCGAGCAGGACTTCGTCGGGTATTACTCGGCGAATCCCGAGGCATCCTTCGCCGGCCAGGTCTGGACCAACAACGCCTGGATCGCCGCCCAGTGCATCGCGTTCGGCATCACCGGGGTCTGGGTGCCGTATGTGATGTTCCAGAACGCGGTGGGCCTCGGCCAGTCGGCGGCGATCATGAACGAGTTCGACCGCCTGGACCACTTCTTCCTGTACATCACCCCGCACGGGCAGTTGGAGCTGTACGCCATCTTCGTCGCCGGCGCGGCAGGCCTGATGATCTTCTGGGCCTGGGTGGCGCCCGGCGCCCGCACCCGCGGCCAGGCGCTCGCCGAGGACGGCCGTGCCCTGTTCGCCGTGGTGATCGGACTGATCCTGGCGCTGCTGTTGTCTGGACTCATCGAGGGGTACGTCACCCGGCAGGACTGGCCGTGGCCGGTCAAGATCGGCATCGGCACGATCGCGCTCGGCGCGTTCCTCTGGTACCAGTGGATGCGCGGCCGCCGCGCGTTCCGGGCGGGCGAGACCGGCGACCTCGACGAGTTCGAGGCGGGCGCGAAGCGGCTGATCGCCGGATAG
- a CDS encoding DUF5719 family protein, giving the protein MSENTELPTDAAAEPSEPANPTDTARTETPQRRRALAGARIVTGVVGVAVAAAAIAGAVMLPIPGIQSSPPVQTITPVSSEQQRVCAGPLLRLGTEMGQDASQPSSLGEPTVQAGGELASAPIGQSDAAGSGPTLLTAPAGTPAAEVSAAQSQSLADGDLGGFAASDCTEPSNDSWLVGGSNAVGRTSILILTNPSELSATVDLSLYGATGPVTAPGTTGLVVPAGSQRVLPLAGFMPAEETPVVRVQSRGGAIAATLQQTTVRGLEAGGVDVVGATAAPDDTVVIPGLVVSGLSALQQNIAREGFADLQNVLRVLVPGDQPATLQVGVMSDAGDPTGASFEVQLSPGIVTDLPIDVQADGSYTLTIDSTVPVVAGMRVSTASDSAFDFAWHAAAPEITGDLQVSVADGAGAQLYLHNPTATAVDVELAALGGEGRVINVAPGASAVVPLSAAGSFGLGDTAGLRAAIGYASDGALASYPVRPPHAAEAPVTVYP; this is encoded by the coding sequence GTGTCTGAGAACACTGAACTGCCCACGGACGCCGCCGCCGAACCCAGCGAGCCGGCGAACCCCACCGACACGGCACGCACCGAGACACCACAGCGCCGTCGCGCCCTCGCCGGGGCCCGCATCGTCACCGGCGTGGTCGGGGTCGCCGTGGCAGCAGCCGCGATCGCAGGCGCCGTCATGCTTCCGATTCCCGGCATCCAGAGCAGCCCACCGGTGCAGACCATCACCCCGGTCTCCTCGGAGCAGCAGCGCGTCTGTGCCGGACCGTTGCTGCGACTCGGCACCGAGATGGGTCAGGATGCCTCGCAGCCGTCATCGCTCGGCGAGCCTACCGTGCAGGCCGGCGGCGAGCTGGCCTCGGCACCAATCGGTCAGAGCGACGCCGCGGGCAGCGGCCCGACGCTGCTCACCGCTCCGGCCGGCACCCCCGCCGCCGAGGTGTCGGCGGCCCAGTCCCAGTCCCTCGCTGACGGCGACCTCGGCGGGTTCGCCGCGAGCGACTGCACCGAGCCGAGCAACGACAGCTGGCTGGTCGGCGGCTCCAATGCGGTCGGGCGCACCAGCATCCTGATCCTCACCAATCCCAGCGAGCTCTCGGCCACCGTCGACCTGAGCCTGTACGGTGCAACCGGCCCGGTGACCGCGCCGGGCACAACCGGCCTCGTGGTGCCCGCAGGCAGCCAGCGCGTGCTGCCGCTGGCGGGCTTCATGCCCGCCGAGGAGACCCCGGTGGTGCGGGTGCAGAGCCGTGGCGGGGCCATCGCCGCCACCCTGCAGCAGACCACGGTGCGAGGGCTGGAAGCCGGCGGAGTGGATGTCGTGGGTGCGACTGCCGCGCCAGACGACACCGTCGTCATCCCCGGCCTCGTGGTGTCCGGGCTCAGCGCCCTGCAACAGAACATCGCCCGCGAGGGATTCGCCGACCTGCAGAACGTGCTGCGCGTTCTGGTGCCGGGCGACCAACCCGCGACTCTGCAGGTGGGAGTGATGTCGGATGCCGGTGACCCCACCGGCGCGTCATTCGAGGTGCAGCTGAGCCCCGGCATCGTCACCGACCTGCCCATCGACGTGCAAGCCGACGGAAGCTACACGCTCACCATCGACAGCACGGTGCCGGTGGTCGCCGGCATGCGGGTCTCGACCGCGAGCGACTCCGCCTTCGACTTCGCCTGGCATGCGGCGGCACCGGAGATCACCGGCGACCTGCAGGTGAGCGTGGCCGACGGTGCCGGAGCGCAGCTCTACCTGCACAATCCCACCGCAACCGCGGTCGACGTGGAACTCGCCGCACTGGGCGGCGAGGGACGGGTGATCAACGTGGCGCCCGGCGCCTCGGCGGTCGTTCCGCTGTCCGCAGCCGGCAGTTTCGGGCTCGGCGATACCGCCGGGCTGCGGGCCGCGATCGGCTACGCCTCCGACGGCGCGCTCGCCAGCTACCCTGTGCGGCCCCCGCACGCGGCCGAGGCCCCGGTCACGGTCTACCCGTAG
- a CDS encoding RDD family protein: MSRPAMPDAELHDERTDELMTGEAVSLDLRPASFVLRAAGTIIDFLLYLGSYFLFMLALFQLVSFFAIDEAMVAAVSIAGLVVCLVVAPTAVELASHGRSLGKLAIGARIVRDDGGAIGFRHAFIRAMTGLLEIYFTLGGFAAIVGLIAPKSKRLGDLIAGTYSQNERLSRMSPPVYGVPAELTQWALTADVARMPDALARRISAFLAEASRFTPATRTRLSGQLAAEASAYVSPLPVVDPELFLAAVAAVRRDRELQALTLERQTLDRLAPTLGGLPHGFPNR, translated from the coding sequence ATGTCTCGACCCGCAATGCCGGATGCCGAACTCCACGATGAGCGCACCGACGAGTTGATGACGGGTGAGGCGGTCAGCCTCGATCTGCGCCCGGCCAGTTTCGTGCTGCGCGCCGCCGGAACCATCATCGACTTCCTGCTCTACCTGGGTTCCTACTTCCTGTTCATGCTGGCGCTGTTCCAGCTGGTGAGCTTCTTCGCGATCGACGAGGCGATGGTGGCCGCGGTCAGCATCGCCGGGCTGGTCGTCTGCCTGGTCGTGGCACCCACCGCGGTGGAACTGGCCTCCCACGGCCGCTCACTCGGCAAGCTCGCCATCGGCGCCCGGATCGTGCGCGACGACGGCGGCGCGATCGGCTTCCGGCACGCGTTCATCCGCGCCATGACCGGCCTGCTCGAGATCTACTTCACCCTCGGCGGGTTCGCCGCCATCGTCGGCCTGATCGCGCCCAAGTCGAAACGGCTCGGCGACCTGATCGCCGGCACATACAGCCAGAACGAACGGCTGTCCCGGATGTCGCCGCCCGTCTACGGCGTGCCGGCCGAGTTGACCCAGTGGGCATTGACAGCGGATGTCGCGCGAATGCCCGACGCCCTCGCCCGCCGCATCTCGGCGTTCCTTGCCGAGGCGTCGCGGTTCACCCCGGCCACGCGCACGCGATTGAGCGGGCAGCTGGCGGCCGAGGCATCCGCCTATGTGTCGCCGCTGCCTGTCGTCGACCCGGAACTGTTCCTCGCCGCGGTCGCCGCGGTGCGCCGCGACCGCGAACTGCAGGCGCTCACGCTGGAGCGGCAGACCCTCGACCGGCTGGCGCCGACGCTCGGCGGGCTGCCGCACGGGTTCCCGAACCGGTAG
- a CDS encoding metallopeptidase family protein, translating into MPRTRHSAPARASRRNRHRGVRSPVTGPYLPQLNTRLDFFDNVVASTAEYLREVWPQELESISFEVAALPAELSSPAGVDRWKVIPSERRIILYRLPIQRLTKLHRNDEWHRRAVIESCVFRAVAEMLGKDPWELAPGRFMHF; encoded by the coding sequence ATGCCCCGCACTCGTCATTCCGCTCCCGCGCGCGCGAGCCGGAGGAACCGACACCGCGGTGTGCGCTCCCCCGTGACCGGCCCGTACCTGCCGCAGCTGAACACGCGCCTCGACTTCTTCGACAACGTCGTTGCCTCCACCGCCGAGTACCTCCGCGAGGTCTGGCCGCAGGAGCTCGAGTCGATCAGTTTCGAGGTGGCGGCGCTGCCCGCAGAGCTGTCGAGCCCGGCTGGCGTCGACCGCTGGAAGGTGATTCCGTCTGAGCGGCGGATCATCCTGTACCGGCTGCCGATCCAGCGACTCACCAAACTGCACCGCAACGATGAATGGCACCGCCGAGCGGTGATCGAGAGCTGCGTGTTCCGCGCGGTCGCCGAGATGCTGGGCAAGGATCCGTGGGAGCTGGCGCCAGGGCGCTTCATGCACTTCTGA
- a CDS encoding DUF3499 family protein: MSSRPCSKVACREQAISTLTYDYADSMVVLGPLSLMAEPHTYDLCARHAERLSAPLGWQVIKHVVLGGEVSFGA; this comes from the coding sequence ATGAGTTCCCGACCGTGTAGCAAAGTGGCCTGCCGCGAGCAGGCCATCTCTACGCTGACCTACGACTACGCCGACTCGATGGTGGTGCTCGGTCCGCTCAGCCTGATGGCGGAGCCGCACACCTACGACCTCTGCGCGCGCCACGCCGAACGTCTGTCCGCGCCGCTCGGCTGGCAGGTGATCAAGCACGTCGTACTCGGCGGTGAGGTAAGTTTTGGGGCGTGA
- a CDS encoding phosphomannomutase/phosphoglucomutase, with amino-acid sequence MSTPDLTQFVKTYDVRGLVGSQLTDEVVEAFGAAFVDELGALGGEIAVGHDMRDSSPGFADAFARGAQARGATVISIGLCSTDESYYASGTFGVPAAMFTASHNPATYNGIKFSRAGAQGISLDTGLAGIRDRAQSYLQTGIPAVSRPGGRVQRDVLGDYAAYLRSLVGLSDIRPIRVVVDAGNGMAGLTVPAVLGEAAGLPALPIELIPLYFELDGSFPNHEANPLEPANLLDLQRAVVEHGADLGLAFDGDADRCFVVDEKGDPVTPSAVAAIVALREINRARAAGEDGEILVIHNLITSLIVPETIEAAGADAVRTRVGHSLIKDEMKATGAIFGGEHSAHYYFRDFWGADNGMLAAMHLIAEFGHQDASMSAFTAAFDPYFQSGEINSIVDDIPAAYERIVSAYTSEEFDELDGLTVSGSGGDTFWWFNVRPSNTEPLLRLNVEAGTRAEMERVRDRVLALIRGE; translated from the coding sequence GTGAGCACCCCTGATCTGACCCAGTTCGTGAAAACATACGATGTGCGCGGGCTGGTCGGCAGCCAACTCACCGACGAGGTGGTGGAGGCGTTCGGGGCCGCGTTCGTCGACGAACTCGGGGCACTCGGCGGCGAGATCGCCGTCGGCCACGACATGCGCGACTCGTCGCCCGGCTTCGCCGACGCGTTCGCCCGCGGTGCGCAGGCCCGCGGCGCCACCGTCATCAGCATCGGCCTCTGCTCGACCGACGAGAGCTACTACGCCTCCGGCACCTTCGGCGTTCCGGCTGCCATGTTCACCGCGAGCCACAACCCCGCGACATACAACGGCATCAAGTTCAGCCGCGCCGGGGCACAGGGCATCAGCCTCGACACCGGACTCGCCGGCATCCGCGACCGCGCCCAGTCCTACCTGCAAACCGGGATCCCCGCGGTCAGCCGGCCCGGCGGCCGGGTTCAGCGCGATGTGCTGGGCGACTACGCGGCCTACCTCCGCTCGCTAGTTGGGCTGTCCGACATCCGACCGATCCGTGTCGTCGTCGACGCCGGCAACGGCATGGCCGGACTCACCGTTCCCGCGGTGCTGGGGGAGGCCGCCGGCCTTCCGGCGCTGCCGATCGAGCTCATCCCGCTGTACTTCGAACTCGACGGCAGCTTTCCGAACCACGAGGCCAACCCGCTGGAACCGGCGAACCTGCTCGACCTGCAGCGCGCGGTGGTGGAGCACGGTGCCGACCTGGGACTCGCCTTCGACGGCGACGCCGACCGATGCTTCGTGGTCGACGAAAAGGGCGACCCGGTCACCCCGTCCGCGGTCGCCGCGATCGTCGCACTGCGCGAGATCAACCGGGCGCGGGCCGCGGGCGAGGACGGCGAGATCCTCGTCATCCACAACCTGATCACGTCGCTGATCGTGCCAGAGACGATCGAAGCCGCGGGCGCGGACGCCGTGCGCACCCGGGTCGGCCACTCGCTGATCAAGGACGAGATGAAGGCCACCGGAGCGATCTTCGGCGGCGAGCACAGCGCGCACTACTACTTCCGCGACTTCTGGGGCGCCGACAACGGCATGCTGGCCGCGATGCACCTGATCGCCGAGTTCGGACATCAGGATGCCTCGATGTCGGCGTTCACCGCGGCGTTCGACCCGTACTTCCAGAGCGGCGAGATCAACTCGATCGTCGACGACATCCCTGCCGCATACGAACGGATCGTCAGCGCCTACACGTCGGAGGAGTTCGACGAACTCGACGGGCTCACCGTCTCCGGCAGCGGCGGCGACACCTTCTGGTGGTTCAACGTGCGACCCTCCAACACCGAACCGCTGCTGCGGCTGAACGTGGAGGCGGGCACGCGCGCCGAAATGGAGCGCGTGCGCGACCGGGTGCTGGCGCTGATCCGCGGGGAGTAG
- the ahcY gene encoding adenosylhomocysteinase has protein sequence MPVTTLPFKVADISLAEAGRHQIRLAENEMPGLMALREEFGASQPLAGARIAGSLHMTVQTAVLIETLTALGAQVRWASCNIFSTQDEAAAAIAVGKGTPDAPAGVPVFAWKGETLEEYWWATSQIFDWSAEGFDGPNMILDDGGDATLLVHKGREFELAGAVPATSDDASHEYSVILDVLRASLATSTDRWTKIADAIQGVTEETTTGVHRLYELAREGQLLFPAINVNDSVTKSKFDNKYGIRHSLPDGLNRATDVLMGGKVALVAGYGDVGKGAAEALRGQGARVIVTEIDPINALQAAMDGYQVARIESVVGQVDIFVTGTGNLNVITVEHMQAMKHQAIVANVGHFDNEVDMAGLEKLAGAEKIEIKPQVHEWRMPSGRSILVLSEGRLMNLGNATGHPSFVMSNSFTNQVLAQIELYAHRENYETDVYVLPKHLDEKVARLHLDALGVELTELTPEQSAYIGVPIDGPYKVDHYRY, from the coding sequence ATGCCTGTCACTACTCTGCCGTTCAAGGTCGCCGACATCAGCCTCGCCGAGGCCGGACGCCACCAGATCCGCCTCGCTGAGAACGAGATGCCCGGACTGATGGCCCTCCGCGAAGAGTTCGGCGCCAGCCAGCCGCTCGCCGGCGCCCGCATCGCCGGCAGCCTGCACATGACCGTGCAGACCGCGGTGCTGATCGAGACCCTCACCGCCCTCGGCGCACAGGTTCGCTGGGCCAGCTGCAACATCTTCTCCACCCAAGACGAGGCCGCCGCCGCGATCGCGGTCGGCAAGGGCACCCCCGACGCGCCCGCCGGTGTTCCCGTGTTCGCCTGGAAGGGCGAGACCCTCGAAGAGTACTGGTGGGCCACCTCGCAGATCTTCGACTGGTCGGCGGAAGGCTTCGACGGCCCGAACATGATCCTCGACGACGGTGGCGACGCCACCCTGCTGGTGCACAAGGGCCGCGAGTTCGAGCTGGCCGGTGCCGTTCCGGCGACGTCGGATGACGCCAGCCACGAGTACAGCGTGATCCTCGACGTGCTGCGGGCCTCGCTCGCCACCTCCACCGACCGCTGGACCAAGATCGCCGACGCCATCCAGGGTGTCACCGAAGAGACCACCACCGGCGTGCACCGCCTGTACGAGCTGGCCCGCGAGGGGCAGCTACTGTTCCCGGCGATCAACGTGAACGACTCGGTCACCAAGTCCAAGTTCGACAACAAGTACGGCATCCGGCACTCGCTGCCCGACGGTCTGAACCGCGCCACCGACGTGCTGATGGGCGGCAAGGTCGCCCTCGTCGCCGGCTACGGCGACGTCGGCAAGGGCGCCGCCGAGGCCCTGCGCGGCCAGGGCGCCCGCGTCATCGTCACCGAGATCGACCCGATCAACGCGCTGCAGGCGGCGATGGACGGCTACCAGGTGGCGCGCATCGAGTCCGTGGTCGGCCAGGTCGACATCTTCGTCACCGGAACCGGCAACCTGAACGTGATCACCGTCGAGCACATGCAGGCGATGAAGCACCAGGCCATCGTCGCCAACGTCGGGCACTTCGACAACGAGGTCGACATGGCAGGGCTGGAGAAGCTCGCCGGCGCCGAGAAGATCGAGATCAAGCCGCAGGTGCACGAGTGGCGGATGCCGTCGGGCCGCAGCATCCTGGTGCTCAGCGAGGGTCGCCTGATGAACCTCGGCAACGCCACCGGCCACCCGTCGTTCGTGATGAGCAACTCGTTCACCAACCAGGTGCTCGCCCAGATCGAGCTGTACGCACACCGCGAGAACTACGAGACCGACGTGTACGTGTTGCCGAAGCACCTCGACGAGAAGGTCGCCCGCCTGCACCTCGACGCGCTCGGCGTGGAGCTCACTGAGCTCACCCCCGAGCAGTCCGCGTACATCGGCGTGCCGATCGACGGACCGTACAAGGTCGACCACTACCGCTACTAG